In Erigeron canadensis isolate Cc75 chromosome 6, C_canadensis_v1, whole genome shotgun sequence, the following are encoded in one genomic region:
- the LOC122605815 gene encoding histone acetyltransferase HAC1-like, whose amino-acid sequence MVDELTHQFHNTNNIDFGPIFARNFDNEQSFCINNNVNKYIGNIAKEYMEISEGENWASNLISHLNSQFPTIIDTPKGLQNLIQQDVRDANLYQIASSHSSLPDLLVSPDFRDSESYMNLGYSCYNPASVNIYNPVLYEGSVYNDYSQNVSCGGLNTVSSLGIKQTDLDLITSPEQVSSITACSYGDVISDSEAFDSRPRFSLQQQPFTNSQYGSFTGKKSTYNMDVPLLMVDDVQSSYPESCNMQQHDSLQSKCNTQISHQIQMCVSQQPSVQFHDRFETRSDMLFVNDEKSSKDSENSPHASQYVSWGNSSDIFSLRVLNSYVMYKDMPADLRREVSFQDYMHAEECKPNNICKCHLYVELSSHFDKCSDLKCNICGPARHICGAGNSHLESRKRKKDQSELTLSGDSGRTQTLLDPLPTKYPKLESLTVGNGFLQEYVASLDQHDPNNAHGEQDLTSVNPRDEITNDIMKTYPEVCSGHRSFKEKTSDEKERSDQTIPETMYGPNSAPDANESGINSRPNDEKEKSGQAIVEVKDGLNSAPDGNELGLNLKKSMTPVMSLVYCDSGLESGKTKIKITSSADGLELEPEKIHKIQSVSLADFFTADQIKSHLLSFTSQKDISGKREPSIGQNTCQLCSMDKLVFAPVPIYCSSCELRIKRNVGYYRSANEIGIRYCFCMSCYRGTHGANIMVRGFSFPKSNLQKAKNDEEKEDSWVLCDKCQCWQHRVCGLYNDEKDVEGKAEYICPKCYLEEIESGTRVPLPQTAASSAKDLPRTNLSDHIEQRLSTRLNQEREELAKISGIQPEEVPGAEDLVVRVVVSFEKQLEVRQKFIDILHGEDYPSGFTYRSKLIFLFQKIEGVDVCLFGMCVQEFGSECAGPNQRCVYISYLDSVKYFRPERKSVAGESLRTFVYHEILIGYLEYCKQRGFATCYIWACPLIKGEDYIFYCHPESQRTPKQDKLRQWYKSMLKKASEDNVVVDHTNFYHQFFVPNEETNTKITAARLPYFDGDYWSGAAENIVRKLEIEEKAGGLQSKLPNKRILKSMGQDKHDIAMKDVLVMQKLGQTILPVKENFMIIYLHYTCTGCNQVILSGSRWFCNQCKKIQLCSRCYNVDKKNSGDKIHTCHSGEKNPLSEVVVSDVNLDTKDDDDVLCNIFFETRDAFLNKCQKSHFQFDTLSRAKYSSLMILYHLIHKPVIRPTCTACHADVVVERCWQCNVCVKYYLCELCYKTRRGACHPHKLSSPSMEVVCGSKIRQFQKQKALELKAVMDVLMHASECERIPCPYKECVMMRRLFYHAARCSIRARGGCKFCSRVWKILKEHSRICRDSNCKIPRCRDIKNYKEKLAANSENRQATVEHQPEGPKVPVS is encoded by the exons ATGGTTGACGAATTAACCCATCAATTtcataacacaaataatattgATTTTGGCCCAATTTTCGCGCGAAATTTTGACAACGAACAAagtttttgtattaataataatgttaataagtatattggtaacat TGCCAAGGAGTATATGGAGATAAGTGAAGGGGAGAATTGGGCATCCAACCTTATTAGTCATTTGAATAGTCAATTTCCGACGATTATCGATACACCAAAG GGATTGCAGAACTTAATTCAGCAGGATGTACGGGATGCTAATCTTTATCAGATAGCATCCTCACATTCGTCTTTGCCGGACTTGTTGGTTTCACCTGATTTTCGTGACTCTGAAAGTTACATGAACTTAGGATACAGTTGTTACAATCCTGCTTCTGTGAACATTTATAACCCTGTGTTGTATGAAG GCTCTGTGTATAACGACTACAGCCAGAATGTTTCTTGTGGTGGGTTAAACACGGTATCTTCACTGGGAATAAAGCAGACTGATCTAGATCTTATTACTTCACCTGAACAAGTGTCATCCATCACTGCATGTTCTTATGGGGATGTGATATCTGATTCCGAAGCTTTTGATAGTAGACCAAGATTTTCCTTACAACAGCAACCTTTTACTAATA GTCAATACGGAAGCTTTACTGGAAAGAAAAGCACATACAACATGGATGTTCCATTACTAATGGTGGATGATGTGCAATCTTCGTATCCAGAGTCCTGCAATATGCAACAGCATGATAGTCTACAGAGCAAATGTAATACCCAGATATCACATCAGATTCAGATGTGTGTGTCCCAACAACCTTCAGTGCAGTTTCATGATCGATTTGAAACTCGATCAGATATGTTGTTTGTTAATGATGAGAAATCTAGTAAAGATTCTGAGAACTCTCCTCACGCTTCACAATATGTTTCATGGGGGAATTCCAGTGATATATTTAGTCTTCGTGTCCTTAACTCATATGTGATGTACAAGGATATGCCGGCTGACTTGAGAAGAGAAGTTTCTTTTCAGGATTATATGCATGCAGAAGAATGTAAGCCCAACAACATATGCAAGTGTCACTTGTATGTTGAATTGTCATCACATTTCGATAAGTGTAGCGATTTAAAGTGCAATATCTGTGGGCCTGCAAGACATATATGTGGTGCTGGTAATTCTCACTTGGAatctagaaaaagaaaaaaagatcaATCAGAGCTCACCCTTAGTGGGGATTCCGGTAGAACCCAGACTCTTTTAGATCCATTGCCTACTAAGTATCCAAAGCTGGAGAGTTTGACAGTTGGAAATGGTTTTTTACAAGAATATGTTGCTTCACTTGATCAACACGACCCAAACAATGCACATGGTGAACAGGATTTAACAAGTGTAAATCCGAGGGATGAGATAACAAATGATATTATGAAGACTTACCCAGAGGTATGTTCTGGTCATCGttcatttaaagaaaaaaccaGTGATGAAAAAGAGAGATCTGACCAAACCATACCAGAAACAATGTATGGTCCAAATTCAGCACCAGATGCTAATGAGTCTGGTATAAATTCCAGACCCaatgatgaaaaagaaaaatctggACAGGCCATAGTAGAAGTGAAGGATGGTTTAAATTCAGCACCAGATGGTAATGAGTTGGGTTTGAATTTAAAGAAATCCATGACACCAGTTATGTCTTTAGTTTATTGTGATTCGGGTTTAGAATCGGGGAAGACCAAGATAAAGATTACATCTTCGGCTGATGGCTTGGAGTTGGAGCCAGAGAAGATCCACAAGATACAGAGTGTGTCTTTGGCCGATTTTTTTACTGCAGATCAGATCAAATCACATTTGCTGAGTTTTACCTCCCAGAAG GATATATCAGGAAAAAGAGAACCTTCGATTGGTCAAAACACATGCCAATTGTGCTCCATGGATAAGCTAGTGTTTGCCCCTGTACCCATATATTGCTCATCTTGTGAATTACGTATCAAGAGAAACGTTGGCTATTATCGGTCTGCCAATGAAATTGGTATACGGTATTGTTTTTGTATGTCATGCTACAGGGGAACTCATGGAGCTAATATTATGGTGAGAGGGTTTTCCTTCCCCAAATCAAACCTGCAAAAGGCAAAGAATGATGAGGAAAAGGAGGACTCG TGGGTTCTTTGTGATAAATGTCAATGCTGGCAACATAGGGTATGTGGTCTTTACAATGATGAAAAAGATGTTGAAGGGAAAGCTGAATATATATGTCCAAAATGTTACTTAGAAGAAATAGAGAGTGGAACACGTGTTCCCTTACCACAAACCGCTGCTTCTAGCGCAAAAGATTTGCCAAGAACTAATCTCAGTGATCATATAGAGCAAAGACTGTCTACACGTCTCAATCAAGAGCGAGAAGAATTGGCAAAGATTTCTGGAATTCAACCGGAAGAG GTACCAGGAGCTGAAGATCTTGTTGTGAGAGTGGTGGTATCTTTTGAGAAACAGTTGGAAGTAAGGCAGAAGTTTATTGATATTCTTCATGGAGAAGATTATCCATCGGGATTTACATACAGATCAAAG TTAATTTTTTTGTTCCAGAAAATAGAAGGGGTAGATGTGTGCCTTTTTGGAATGTGTGTTCAAGAGTTTGGATCAGAATGTGCCGGCCCAAATCAACGTTGTGTGTATATCTCGTATCTTGATTCTGTAAAGTACTTTAGACCTGAGAGAAAAAGTGTCGCTGGTGAATCTCTTCGGACGTTTGTTTATCATGAAATATTG ATTGGATACCTTGAGTATTGCAAACAACGAGGTTTCGCAACATGTTACATATGGGCATGTCCTCTTATAAAAGGAGAAGATTACATCTTTTACTGCCATCCAGAGAGTCAGAGAACACCGAAACAGGATAAGCTACGCCAGTG GTACAAGTCAATGTTAAAGAAAGCATCGGAAGATAATGTTGTTGTTGACCACACCAATTTTTACCATCAGTTTTTTGTGCCTAATGAAGAGACTAATACCAAGATAACTGCAGCCCGTTTACCCTACTTTGATGGTGATTATTGGTCCGGGGCTGCTGAAAATATAGTCAGGAAACTTGAAATAGAAGAAAAGGCTGGTGGATTGCAGAGTAAGTTACCTAACAAGAGAATCTTGAAATCCATGGGACAGGACAAACATGATATTGCAATGAAAGATGTCTTAGTGATGCAAAAG CTGGGCCAAACCATTTTACCCGTGAAGGAAAATTTCATGATTATCTATTTACACTATACTTGCACCGGTTGCAATCAAGTAATTCTATCCGGAAGCAGATGGTTTTGTAACCAATGCAAAAAGATTCAACTATGTTCAAG ATGTTATAATGTTGATAAGAAGAATTCAGGGGATAAGATTCACACATGCCATTCAGGTGAAAAGAATCCACTCTCTGAG GTTGTGGTGAGCGATGTGAATCTGGATACcaaggatgatgatgatgtgttATGCAACATTTTCTTTGAAACCCGTGATGCTTTTTTAAACAAGTGTCAGAAATCTCATTTTCAGTTTGATACACTTTCTCGTGCCAAATACTCCTCTTTGATGATCCTGTACCATTTAATCCACAAGCCTGTCATTAGACCCACCTGCACTGCTTGCCATGCGGATGTTGTGGTTGAGCGATGCTGGCAGTGTAACGTTTGTGTTAAGTATTATCTATGTGAGTTATGCTATAAGACAAGACGTGGTGCTTGTCATCCCCACAAGTTAAGTTCGCCTTCAATGGAAGTCGTTTGTGGATCCAAAATTAGACAATTTCAGAAGCAAAAAGCTCTAGAG TTGAAGGCAGTGATGGATGTTTTAATGCATGCCTCTGAATGTGAGAGGATTCCATGTCCTTACAAAGAATGTGTAATGATGAGAAGACTTTTTTACCATGCTGCTAGATGCAGTATCAGAGCTCGTGGCGGTTGCAAGTTTTGCTCAAGAGTATGGAAGATACTAAAGGAGCACTCGCGAATATGTAGAGATTCCAATTGTAAAATACCTCGCTGCAG GGATATAAAGAACTACAAGGAGAAACTCGCAGCTAACTCTGAAAATCGACAGGCTACAGTAGAACATCAGCCAGAGGGACCCAAGGTTCCTGTTTCATAG
- the LOC122606295 gene encoding nuclear matrix constituent protein 1 yields the protein MMSTTPQNKLFSSWFSPTRNGSGSGNSDPKEKGFAIGDKTPKGLVSKVGIMDQDALVDKITMLEKELYEYQYNMGLLLMEKKEWVSMNEKFERELAEAKELLQREQTSHLIVISEVEKREEKLRKALGVEKQCVNELEKGLREMRLEYAEIKFTADSKLEEAHALSASIEGRSLEVEAKLRAADAKLAEVSRKTSEIQRRSAEIEAKESSLMRERLSFNNERDAHERNLSHQREDLREWERKLQEGEEKLAEVRRLLNQREELANDSDRVYKQKQLDLDEAQKRIDMTNLDLKTKEEEISTRSENLALKEKDAAAMRKNLELKEKELVELEEKLNMREQVEIQKLLDEHKELLEAKTRDFELELEQKRKSLDEEFKIRVIEVEKKEVEVNHTEGKVAKREQAVEKKLEKIKEKEKDFDLKSKALKEKEKSLKAEEKNIEKDREEVRSETESLSNLKAELEKIHTEIEEQRSKVKEDLERLQVTEEERCEHVRLQSELKQEIENTRQEREVVLMERENLKQEKEKFEKEWEDLDEKRAEIMKELESVAAQRENLEKMNRLEEEKLNNLRLETESYVERELEALKLSKESFAANMEHEKSVLAEKYNSKKSQLLHDFEVKKQELETDLQNKESDLENRMREREKSFEEERERELANVKYLRGVASREMEEMKLERVRLEKEKHDVSTNQKHLEGQQLEMKNDIDKLVGISMKLKEQREQFLKERERFVAFVEQQKSCKECGERVSEFVLSDLQTLAEIKNADNFALPKLADGYLKEAIQDTSERLNVGTSLGVANSGSPASGSKTLTWLRKCTSKVFVFSAGKKDEHEAGETQAQEKLVDVGEIPEYILSSEDEPEVSAKVAPDSFNIRRRVEQSGDDLRNNNSQANEIEEVSQQLNGNKGQNKPSTRRKSRATRAHSMKAASENNESANGVADHSTYTNEVSQGISKGGSRKRASEQEPEYSEQSGSVTTEGRRNTRQKVSKGVEAPQVRRYNLRRPKTGAPTAGGRPLSNQSKEEGVGRKRRNPGSKVQPGASTSLASEDHVSNGDHASDSQSHMKGTDEENEVGNKRSDDRVMSEEVNGTPNRDRECDDGEIGTPAASDQKEEDEDSEDDEEIEHPGEVSIGRKLWTFIST from the exons ATGATGAGTACAACTCCTCAAAATAAACTATTTTCGAGTTGGTTTTCTCCCACCCGAAACGGGTCGGGTTCTGGGAATTCGGACCCTAAAGAAAAGGGTTTTGCAATTGGGGATAAAACACCAAAAGGGTTAGTTTCAAAAGTTGGAATTATGGATCAAGATGCTCTAGTTGATAAAATTACTATGCTTGAAAAAGAG CTCTATGAATACCAATATAACATGGGCCTCCTACTCATGGAGAAAAAAGAATGGGTCTCTATGAATGAAAAATTTGAGAGAGAGTTAGCTGAGGCCAAAGAGCTCCTTCAGCGTGAGCAAACATCACATCTTATTGTGATTTCAGAGGTGGAGAAGCGAGAGGAGAAGTTGAGGAAAGCGTTGGGAGTTGAAAAGCAATGTGTCAATGAG TTAGAAAAAGGTTTGCGTGAAATGCGCTTAGAATATGCGGAAATAAAGTTCACGGCTGATTCGAAATTGGAGGAAGCGCATGCTCTGTCTGCTAGCATTGAAGGGAGGTCATTGGAGGTAGAGGCGAAGTTACGTGCTGCTGATGCCAAGCTTGCTGAGGTCAGCAGGAAGACATCAGAAATTCAGAGAAGATCAGCTGAGATCGAGGCAAAAGAAAGTTCTCTGATGAGGGAACGCCTGTCATTCAATAACGA GAGAGATGCACATGAACGGAATCTATCTCACCAACGGGAGGACTTGAGAGAATGGGAGAGGAAGTTACAAGAGGGAGAGGAGAAGCTGGCTGAGGTGCGTAGATTGCTCAACCAAAGGGAGGAGCTGGCAAATGATAGTGATAGAGTATATAAACAGAAACAACTTGATCTTGATGAAGCACAAAAGAGAATCGACATGACTAATTTGGATTTGAAAACTAAGGAAGAAGAAATAAGCACCAGGAGTGAAAACCTAGCTTTAAAAGAGAAA GATGCTGCTGCCATGAGAAAAAACTTAGAGTTAAAAGAGAAGGAATTAGTAGAGCTAGAAGAGAAGCTCAATATGCGAGAACAG GTAGAGATTCAAAAGCTTTTGGATGAACATAAAGAGCTCTTGGAAGCGAAGACTCGTGATTTTGAGTTGGAATTGGAACAAAAGAGAAAATCATTGGATGAGGAGTTTAAGATCAGGGTTATTGAGGTGGAGAAGAAGGAAGTGGAAGTTAATCACACAGAAGGAAAAGTTGCAAAACGAGAGCAGGCAGTAGAAAAGAAACTTGAGAAAATTAAGGAAAAAGAGAAAGACTTTGATCTGAAATCGAAAGCTTTGAAGGAGAAAGAGAAGTCCCTTAAAGCCGAGGAGAAGAATATAGAGAAAGACAGGGAAGAAGTTCGCAGCGAGACGGAAAGTTTGTCAAATCTCAAAGCTGAGCTTGAGAAGATACATACAGAGATTGAAGAACAACGATCTAAGGTTAAGGAGGATCTGGAAAGGCTCCAAGTAACAGAAGAAGAAAGGTGTGAGCATGTCCGTTTACAGTCTGAATTAAAGCAAGAGATAGAAAATACTAGACAAGAGAGGGAAGTGGTTCTGATGGAAAGGGAGAACCTAAAGCAGGAAAAGGAGAAGTTTGAAAAAGAATGGGAAGATCTTGATGAGAAAAGAGCCGAGATCATGAAGGAATTAGAATCTGTTGCTGCACAGAGGGAAAACCTGGAAAAAATGAATCGGCTAGAAGAAGAAAAGTTGAATAATTTGAGGTTGGAAACAGAGAGCTATGTAGAGAGAGAGTTAGAAGCCCTCAAGTTATCTAAAGAATCATTTGCTGCTAATATGGAGCATGAAAAATCTGTCTTAGCTGAAAAATATAACAGCAAGAAATCCCAACTACTTCATGACTTTGAAGTGAAGAAGCAAGAGCTCGAAACTGATTTACAGAACAAAGAGTCAGACCTTGAAAATCGCATGCGTGAACGTGAAAAATCATTtgaagaagagagagaaagagagttgGCGAATGTCAAATACTTGAGAGGTGTTGCAAGTAGAGAAATGGAAGAGATGAAATTAGAAAGGGTACGGCTAGAGAAGGAGAAACATGATGTATCTACAAATCAGAAGCATCTAGAAGGGCAGCAGCTGGAAATGAAGAATGATATAGACAAGCTTGTTGGGATTAGCATGAAGTTAAAAGAACAACGTGAACAATTTCTTAAGGAAAGAGAGCGGTTTGTTGCGTTTGTTGAGCAACAGAAAAGCTGCAAGGAATGTGGCGAGAGAGTTTCTGAGTTTGTCTTATCTGATCTTCAAACTTTAGCAGAAATCAAGAATGCAGATAATTTTGCTTTGCCGAAGCTAGCGGATGGTTATTTGAAGGAAGCTATTCAGGATACTTCTGAGAGACTGAATGTCGGGACATCCTTGGGTGTGGCTAATTCAGGCTCTCCTGCTTCTGGTAGTAAAACCTTGACCTGGTTGCGAAAATGTACCTCAAAGGTCTTTGTATTTTCAGCAGGGAAGAAGGATGAACACGAAGCTGGTGAAACACAAGCACAAGAGAAGCTTGTGGATGTTGGAGAAATACCAGAATATATTCTGAGCTCAGAAGATGAACCAGAAGTGTCAGCAAAGGTCGCGCCAGATTCTTTTAATATCCGTAGGCGGGTGGAGCAATCAGGTGATGATCTTAGAAACAACAACAGCCAGGCAAATGAGATTGAAGAAGTTTCTCAGCAGCTTAATGGAAACAAAGGTCAAAATAAGCCATCCACGAGGCGCAAATCCAGGGCTACCAGAGCTCATTCAATGAAGGCTGCTAGTGAAAATAATGAGAGTGCTAATGGTGTTGCAGACCACTCTACTTACACAAATGAAGTGAGCCAAGGCATATCAAAAGGTGGAAGTCGCAAGCGTGCAAGTGAACAAGAGCCTGAGTACAGTGAACAATCTGGCAGTGTTACCACTGAGGGCCGCAGGAACACGAGACAAAAAGTGTCTAAAGGAGTAGAAGCTCCTCAAGTAAGACGATACAACCTACGCCGACCCAAGAC TGGAGCCCCCACGGCTGGTGGCAGACCCTTGTCTAATCAAAGTAAAGAGGAGGGTGTTGGGAGAAAGAGAAGAAATCCTGGTTCAAAGGTTCAACCTGGAGCTTCGACAAGTTTAGCTAGTGAAGATCATGTCTCCAATGGAGATCACGCCAGTGACTCCCAATCCCAT ATGAAAGGCACGGATGAAGAGAATGAGGTAGGAAACAAGCGTTCAGATGATAGGGTTATGAGTGAAGAGGTGAATGGGACGCCTAACCGTGATAGGGAATGTGACGATGGCGAGATTGGAACTCCTGCCGCGTCTGACCagaaggaagaagatgaagattctGAAGATGATGAGGAGATTGAGCATCCTGGTGAAGTTTCCATAGGAAGAAAGCTATGGACTTTTATCTCAACATGA